CTGCTGAACAACATCTATGCAGAGAAGATCAAAAGTTTCTCTGAAAACGATTACTATACATACCCGATCGCACAGGAACGGCGCCTCCGCTCGGCGATCAGAAACCGCGACAAAGAAGAGGCTGAAAATGTCCTGAATCAGATACTGGCATACATTTATGTTTCCAACAACTCGAATCTTGAAGCCATCAAGCCGCGAATCACGGAGCTGATGATCGTTATATCCCGTACAGCCGTCGATGCAGGCGCTGATATGGAGAAGATCGATCTGATCACACAGAATTCGCTGAAGCATGTGGACACTTTCAAGACGATCGAAGACTTAAGTGCCTGGGTATCAAATATCATGCACAGCTTTATCTCGAGCACCTTCGATTACGACCGCCTGAAGCATGCAGATACGATTCACAAGGTGGACAAGTATATCCAGACACATTATCAGCACAAGCTGACGCTGGACGAAATAGCCTCAAAGACGTATCTGAGCAAAACGTATCTGTGCAGCATCTTCAAGAAAGAAACCGGCGAGACTATCACCAACTACATTAATAAAGTCAGGATCGAGAAAAGCAAGCTTCTTTTCTCGGATGAAAAACTTACTATCGTAGAAATCGCAAACATGTGCGGTTTCGAGGACCAGAGTTATTTCACCAAGATCTTTAAAAGCTATGTGGGCATGACGCCAAAAAAATACAGAGAAAGCCGTAAGCGCTGATGCTTACGGCTTCTTTTCATATTCATCACAGTTCCCATCTCACCGTGCTCCCCTTCGCAGTCCGTGATACCACGAGCTTCCTGTCAATCTGCTCCTTCAGCTCAGATACATGAGAAATAATACCCACCAGCCGATCCGCACCCGCCAGTTCGTTCAGTATGGCAATCGCCTGTTCTCTTGCTTCATCATCGAGCGATCCAAACCCTTCGTCGATAAACATGGTATCCATCCGGATGGCCCCGGCAGTGTCTGAGATCACATCAGCCAGACCAAGCGCCATGGAAAGCGCAGCCAGAAAAGATTCCCCTCCCGAGAGCGTCTTGACATCTCTGGTGCTGTCTGTGACCGGGCTGTAGACGTCTAGGTCGAGCCCCGCCTGTCCCCTTGTCCCCAGATTCTGAAACTCCCTGCAGCGCAGCATCAGCTGACTGGACGTCATGCGTATGAATCTCCGGTTCGCACACCGAATCACCTGTTCAAAAAACTGTCTCTGAATATATGTCTCAAAATCCAGTTTCACGCTGCCCCCCAGCGCTCCATTCGCCGTTCTGGAAAGAGTCGTCAGCACATCACACCGTTTCTGCAATGCCCTCCGCTCCTCTGCCAGTCGGTTCAGAGCCTCCAGTGATTCCTCGTTTCTCTTATTTCTTCCGTACCATTCCCGGCTTTCCTCTTCCAGCTTCCTCTTTTCTTCTTTCAGTTCTTTCAGCGCTTCACTGACAGCTGTCTCATCTGCCGGCCGCTTTCCCTGTGTCTGCTCCCGGTAAAAGCGCAGCGCCTCATCAGCCCGGATCACGGATTCCCGGTAATTCTCAAGCGTCTCTTCCAGCTCCTCCAGCTGACTCTTCCCGATCAACGCATCCCTGTATGACGTCTCGTCTTTAAATCCCGCCTCCGAAACTGCATGAAGGTACCGTTCCTGTGCTTTGCGAAAGCGCTGTTCCTCATCCCTTTTCATACCTGAGAGCTGTCTTAGCTGACCTTCCATCCCGCTGATTTCCCGGAGTATTTCCTGGTATACTCCCTGCTCATTTGCCCTGGCCTCCTCCAGCTGCTGGTCCAGCTGCCGCACTTTTTTTTCAGCATCTTCGAGCGCCTTTTTAGACTGTTGGGCCTGCTGCTGTCCAGGCGCATCCCCCGGCAGTTCTGCTTTGAAAGGATGATGCGCGGAACCGCACACCGGGCACTTCATCCCCTCCTCCAGATTCCGTGCCATGATTCCTGCCTGTGCCCGCAAAAACTCTTCCTGTATTGTTTCAAACGCCAGCCTGCAGTTTTCCGCATCCTGTACGGCTTTCTGCAGGCGGCTGGAAGCTGCCGCCCGTTTACTCGCTGCCTCCCACAGGCGCTTTGCGTCACTCCCGTTTTCCTCCTCCGGAAGCCGGACCAGATTGTCCGGATCTGAACTGTAACAATCGGCCACTCTTTTCGTACGTGCGGCCCGCGACTCCAGCTTTGCTGCCTGTGCGTGCAGTCTCCTGACGACGGTTTCCTTTTGTGCGCATTCCTGTTCAAAAAACTCTACTCTTTCTGCCTTTTTCGCAGCTTCAATCCTTCCCTGCAGCTCCTCCATCGGCCTCTGGCTGTCAGAAAGCTCACGTTTTCTGTCTTCCGCCTGCTTCAGGCCTTCGAACAGCTGATTGACGGCTTGCGCAGCCTCCAGTGCAGCGGCAGTCTGCCCGTATTTCCTCTGGTTTTCCTCTATGCGAACAGACAACCGTTCCAGCCGCCTGACTCCACCGTTCGTCATCTCCCGGAGCATGGGGAGGATCAGACTGAAATCCGGCTCCAGCTCTGCCTTTAGTTCCCGCTCCCACTCCTCCCGGCGGGCAAATTCCGGCGGGCATACCGCGTGTTCCATCTCCCGTCTGATGTCCTTTCTGTTCTCCAAAAGCGCCTCCTGGCTCTCCCTGGCCTCCTGTTTCAGCTCGTCCTGCACCCTCCGGTATATGCGGGTGTCAAAAATCCTGGAGAAAATCAGACCCCGCTCCTGCGACTGCGCGTGCAGCAGGCGCAGAAAATCCCCCTGTGCAATCATGACCATCTGCGCAAACTGCTGAACATCCAGTCCTATGATCTCCACGATTTTCTGGTTTACCGCCGTTTTATTTCCCTCATATTCGCTTCCGTCGGGCATGATCAGTTCAACTTTCGCCCGTTCTGTCGTCTGTCCCCGTTTACCGTCTGCATCTCTTCTCTTTTTTTCCCTCAGATACTCCGGATTCCGGCGGACGGTGTACTCCTCTCCACGGTAACAGAACGTAAATTCCACATATGTCCGGGCGGAAAGATCGGCATACTGGCTGCGCATCATCCCGCCGTCCCTCTTCTGCCCGCTGGTACGGTCATAAAGCGCATACGCAATGGCATCAAATATCGTAGTCTTCCCTGCGCCTGTATCACCCGTGACCAGAAAGATCCCCTGCTGTACCTTCGTAAAATCTATGACTGTCTCGCCGGCATAAGACCCGAACGCTGACATTACCAGTCTCACTGGTTTCATATTGCCTCCTCCTTTGCCCGATCCAGCATGCTGCTCATGATCCTTTTTTCTTCTTCTGTCATCTCACGTCCCTGCATCTGCCTGAAGAATACTGCAAATGCCGCCCCGGGATCCTGTTCCCAACTTACCCCCTCCGTTTCCTCCAGCAGGCTGCGGGTTCTGCTGTTTTCTGCTTTCACTTCCAGAATGCGGGGGTATACGCGTTCCAGCAGTTCCCGGGGCTGATACAGTTCTCCTTCATCTGTCAGCGTGACGCTGACGTAATCCTCACACCGTTCTTTCTCAAGCAGTTCAGCGAGAGTGCCCTTCCTGCGTGTGACATCGTAAAGCGGCGACAGCGGAAGCTTCCGGAATTCGGGCTCTTCCCCTTTGCCTTTCAGCGTCACTTCAAGCAGCGCCTTTTCCTGTTTCCATTCACTGACAGAGTATTTCAGCAAAGTACCGCAGTAACGGACCCATGGTTCTTTCACCTTCTGTGCCCCGTGAATATGTCCCAGCGCAGCGTAGTCAAAACCCGCAAGCGCCTGGATGTCCACATTATCCATGCCGCCCACATGAACGGTCTCCGAATCGCTCAGTTCGGGAACATGGCTGCCGGCAGTATAAAACTGATGAGAGACGAGAACATTTCTTTTTTCTAAATCTATATTTTCTCTGCCGATCAGTTTCCGGACCACGGCATCATAACTGTCCGCAGATTCCTCCCCAAGCGCCCTGCGCACATACCCCGGTTTTACGAATGGCAAAAGATAGAAACAGACTTCCCCGTATGCATCTTCCAGCGTCACCTTTGTCAGCCTGTCCTGTGGAGCTGCCGGTGCTGCAGCCGCTATATAAATCTGGTTCTCCCTAAGAATGGAGCTAGCAAACTGCAGACGTTTCGGTGAATCATGATTTCCGCTGATGATCAGGATGGGAATCTGCGGACGAATCCTGGAGAGTTCCGTTAAAAACGAATCAAAGATGGCCACCGCCTCCCCGGAGGGAGCCGCCTTGTCATAAATATCCCCCGCAATCACGACGGCATCCGGTCGTTCTGTCCTCGCATATTCTGCAATCTGGCGCAGAATGTGTATCTGATCCTCCTGCAGATTGTAATGGTGCAGCTGTTTTCCGATATGCAGGTCTGATAAATGAAAAAATCTCATAACTATTCCTCCCGGTTACTCCCGTTTTAAGCCAGTAAGAAAAAGCTGTGCAGTCCCTGTGGGAGCTGCAGCAGCTTCATGATCTTTCTAGTTCTGTTCAATTGTATCAAGCAGCTGTACCGCCGTAAGTCCGCGCACCGGATGGCACGCATACGGTGCAATCTGACACAGAGGCCTCAGCACGAAATCGCGCTTATCCATTTCTATATGCGGTATATGCAGTTCCTCCGTATCCAGTATCAGATCATCATACAGCAGAATGTCGAGATCAAGTGTCCTCGGCCCCCAGCGCACAATGCGTTCCCTGTCCGCTTCCTGCTCGATCTCATGCAGACGTCTCAGCAGTTCCTCCGGCGTCAGGAGCGTGCGGATCTTCATGGCTCCGTTTAAAAAGTCATCCTGTTCTATCCCGCCGTACGGTGCCGTCGTTATGAAGTCTGAGACCCGCTCGACAACACACCCTTCTGTATTCTGAAGTCCCTTTACCCCTGCACGAAGATACTTCTCCTTATCCCCCATGTTGGAGCCAAGTGCAAGATAGGCACTGTGCCACTTACGGAAAATTTCCACCGATACCGTATCAAGCGGCAGTCCCACAGGCGCCCACGGTTTTTGAATCTCCAGCCGTACCGCCTGCAGATGTTTGATGTTCAGCAGCATCTCCCACGCCAGACGTTCCGCCACAGTCTCCAGCAGCTGAAACGTATGTCCCTCCACAAACTGCTTGATAAAGTGGCTGACCTCCCCGTAATTAATCGAATCTTCCAGATGGTCCGACATTCCGGCTTTTCTGGTATCGGTATATAAAACTGCTGAGATGACGAACTTCTGACCCAGCACGTTTTCCTCAGGAAACACCCCGTGTTTCGCAAAAATTTCCAAATTATTAATGTGTATCTTATCCATGGTTTCCTCCCATGCTGTCTACCTTCCAAGGATGGCTTCCGTCATCCGTATCGCCCGGTGATTCTCTTTCACGTCGTGCACTCTGACAAAGGCACAGCCGGCTTGTACCGCCAGCACCGTCGTCGCAAGTGTGCCCTCCAGACGCTCCTGCGCCGGAAGGTCAAGGGTCAGTCCAATCACGGATTTTCTGGAAGTGCCGAGAAGCACCGGAAAACCGAGTTCTGCAAACTCTTTCAACCGTCTGATCGCCTCCAGATTCATCTCGTACGTCTTGCCGAAACCGACTCCCGGATCCAGAATGATCCTGTCGTCCGCAATTCCGGCACGCTTTGCGATACCCACGCTGTCCTGCATCTCCGACAGCATATCCCTGAAAAAATCTTCGTAGACGGCTTCGTCCTTATTATGCATCAGGCAGCACGCCGCCTGATTTCCGGCAATCACATCTGCCATTTTTTCATCATATTTCAAGCCCCAGATATCATTGATCAGATCCGCTCCCGCCTGGATCGCCGCTTCGGCAACGCCCGGTTTATAGCTATCCACCGACACTGGAATGTCAAATCTTTGCTTTACAGCTTCGATAACCGGAACCACACGTCCGATCTCCTCCTCATCAGAGATTTTGGTGTATCCCGGTCTTGTCGATTCTCCTCCGACGTCAATGATGGAAGCTCCGTCCCGTATCATTTCCTCAACATGGCCAAGCGCAGTATCCATGTGATTCCACTTTCCCCCGTCCGAGAAAGAATCCGGCGTCACATTTAAGATCGCCATGATATATGTCCTGTTCTTTACGTCAAATTCCTGATTTCCAATCTTCATCTCCGGCTCCTTTATCCTGTCAATACTGAATCTGAAGGTTTTTCTTTTCTTCCGGCCAGTCGCACTCTTCCTGCACCGGGCAGGAGAAACAGCAGCGCGACATTTTGTCAGCCCGGTAAAAAATCCTGCCGAAATCGGACCGTCCCGCACTCCTCCGGTGGCTTAACACCGCATCCAGAATGCGCTCGCACTCCGCCTCTGTAAATCCGCACTCCGGCAGAATCTGAGCTGCAATGCCTGCACTGGCCTTCTCATGCGGAGTCCCTTCCTCATACTGCAGATGTCTGCCGATGTCATGCAGAAGAGCAGCGGCATAGATGAGATCCTTCGGGATGCAAAGCCCCTCCTCCAGCGAATATATGTAAGCAAGCCTTGCCGTATCCAAAAAATGTTCTACCGTATGACGGCAGAATTTCCGCTCTTCTTCCCAGCGCAGTACTTTTGTTAAATGTGTCTGATAAACGGGATGATTCCAGATTTCATTCACGCGTTTCATATCAACCACCATCTTTTATTTAACCTTTTACCATCTGCATAAACATCTTCTGCAGTTCAAAATCATCCTTGAAAGCACCTCTTGCCACAGTCGTCACGGTCTTGCTGCCCGGCTTTTTGATGCCGCGCATCGTCATACAGGTGTGCTCTGCCTCGATCATGACCATCACTCCCCCGGGATTCAGGCTCTCTTCCAGGGCATCTGCCACCTGGGAAGTCATTTTCTCCTGAATCTGCGGTCTTCTTGCGTAGACATCGACAGTCCGTGCCAGTTTGCTAAGACCCACGACCTTCCCGTTTGGAATGTAGGCAATGTGCGCTTTTCCATAAAACGGCAGCAGGTGATGTTCACACGTGGAGTAAAAGGTAATATCCTTTTCAATGACCATCTCATTATTATCCACGGAAAACTGCTTCGACAGATGTTCTGCCGCACTCTCATACAGTCCGCCGTAAATTTCTTCGCACATTCTGGCGATTCTGGAAGGTGTTTCAAGCAGCCCTTCCCGTTCTACATCCTCACCGATTCCTTCGAGCAGCATTCTCACTGCCGCTTCAATCTTTTCTTTATCAATCATAAAAACAGGCTCCTTTTTGCTCTTTTTCATATGTTCTGGAGACTGTTTTCCGTAAAGTGAAAAAACATCTCCATAATGTGACAGACATATGACTAAAAATATCCCTACACAATATGAGATGTTATCCTCTATTGTTGCAACGGGTGCAGATTTCATATCGTAAGACGAGCTTTTCGTTTCGGCGGCAACTCCCCATCCGCTGAACACTTGACGCATGAAATCCTATTTTGCATATTATCCTTTTCATTTAATCCCAATTATAGCACATAAATCTAAAAGCGCAAGGAGTATCTGTATTTTCCAAATTATATTACATTTCGATACTTTTCCTGCAATTTTCTTGAAAATACGCGGCTCGAAAATGCCGTTGTTCCAAACCGTGCAACCGGCATAATGCCAACCACACTGTTTGTAACAAAAGTCTCGTCGAACTCCGGCACCTCGTCCGGATAGATGATACGCTCCTCAACATCGTATGTCCGGATCAGATAATCGCGGAACACACCCTGCAGCAGTCCGCAGGAGACATGCGGAGTCACCAGCCTCCCCCCTTTTACAAAGAAAATGTTGGTTGTGGCTCCCTCCGTCAGTTCTCCCTTCATATTCAAAAATACCGGTTCATCGTATCCTTCGCGGAGCGCCCTGCGCTTCTCATGGTAATTGTCTCCATAATTCAGCGACTTGACATAAGTGAAAGGTGACGACTCATTTCTCTTCACCTTACTGATCTCCAAAGCATATCCGCGCTCGTAATCCGCAGCCTGATAAGTATTTCCGCGCGACGCAAATACTACATTTTTCTCAGTTACACTGATCTTCAAGACTCCCCGTTTTATCAGATTCTGTTTCAGATACCTCGAAATGCTCCTGGCATTCACCTCGTCCTTCCATGTCGGGTTATCAATCCCGAGTTCCCGGATACCTCGTTCCATTCTTCTCAAGTGCTCTCTTAAGAAGACGGGTTTCCCATTTTCTACTGCAATCGTTTCAAAGACACCGATGCCAAAATGAAATCCGTCATCCATCGTCACTGCCGTCGTTATCATAAATAGCCTCCAATACCGCTTTTGCTTTCTGCAATGTCTCTTCATATTCAAATTCAGGTTCTGATTCGCAGGTAATACCGCCTCCCACCCCCAGATGGTAGATCCCGTCCTGATAGACGGCTGTCCTTATCACAATATTCATATCACAGTCTCCGTTTAAAGAGAGGTATCCGACAGAACCTGTATAGAGTCCGCGTCTGCTGTGTTCCAGCTCATCGATGATCTCCATTGCGCGAATTTTCGGCGCGCCGGTAATCGACCCCCCGGGGAATGCAGCCCGAATAAGGTCCATCACATCCAGGCCCTCTCTCAGTTTCCCGATAATCTCTGTTACCAGATGAAAGACTGTCGCATATGTCTCCACCGCAAAATGTTCAGTCACCTTAACACTCCCCGGTTCACAGACATGATTCAGGTCGTTGCGCTCCAGGTCAACGATCATCAGAAGTTCACTTCTGTCCTTCCCGGAATCAGCAAGCTCCTGCTTAAGCATTTGATCCTCCTCTGGCGTCACGCCCCGCCTGCGAGTCCCCTTGATCGGCCGTGTCTCAATCCATCCGTCCCTCATCCGCATAAACCGCTCGGGAGATGCACCGACAATCTGAAAATCCCCGTAATTCAGATAACAGCCGAAGGGAGACGGGTTGTGGGCACGCAGATAACGAAATGTTTCGTACGGATGTCTGCTGCTCTTCGCTGACAGCTGCTGCGTCATATTTGCGATATAAATATCACCCTCAGTTATATACTTTATCATATCACAAATTGCACGTTTATACCCTTCCTTTTCAAAATCAGCTGTAAATTCTGCCTGATGTTCCTTCCTTCGGGGTATGTTCTCCCCGGGGCTCACACGCCTCACCCAGGCTTCGATCACAGAAGCGGTCTGCCTGGCATCCGACTGTTCTCCTCTGACAGTCACATAAAGCTGTTTTTCCCTGCAGTCTTCGATCAAAAGCACATCGTAAAAGGTAAAGCACGCATCCGGCATATCGATGGCGGGCGCATGCCTGCTCTCAATCCCCTCGAATTTCCGTCCATAATCATACGTCAGATATCCTATGGCACCCGAGACCAGCGGAAGCCCCGTATCGTGTTCCTCCCTGTTCTCCCGCAGATAATCCGACAGCGCCTCTTCCATCGATACGTCTACCGGCTCGCCATTTCGATAACAGACTTTATTTTTTTCACAGAATGTCAGATACGGCTGCAGCCCGATGATGGAATACCTCCCAAGATCATTCTGCAGCGAGGAATCCAGGAAGACGGCCTGTCCCTGTTCGTGGCAGCTGTCAAACAGCACGGCCAGCGGTACATAAGTCTCTATTGCTTTTACCAGTGTTTTCATATTCTTCCCACCATTCCTCACAGATTTTCACAAAATTATGCAGCAGTTCATGACCGTACTGCGTCAGTACCGCCTCCGGGTGGAACTGCACTCCGTACACCGGAAACTGCCGGTGGCTGATCGCCTGTATCGTTCCGTCCAGAGCACGCGCGTCGACTTCCAGACAATCCGGGAATCCGTCCTCACACACGATCAGCGAATGATACCGCGTCACCTCATATTCCGATGGAAGTTCCCGAAACAGCCCCCTCCTGTTATGCTTAACTTTTGTCACCTTGCCATGCATCGGACGGGGTCCCTTCTCCACTCTTGCCCCAAATACGTGTCCGATGATCTGATGTCCCAGACATACTCCCAGAATCGGTACCCTGCCTGCCATGCAGCGCGCGATCTCTCCCGATGCTCCGCAGTCCGCGGGGCTTTTCGGCCCCGGCGATATGATGATCCCCTCCAGCCGTTCTTCCCCGCAGATACGTTCCAGCAGTTCTGTACTTACCCTGTCATTTCTGATGATCATGACGTCCCGGCCCAGTTCCCGCAGGTATACCGCCAGGTTATACACAAAGGAGTCATAATTATCAATCATTACGTACATATTCGTTCCCTCCTGCCATACCAGTTTATCATGTGACAAACAAAAAACCGGAAACAGACATGCGTTCCATGTCTGTTTCCGGCAGTCTTCCAAATTGCTTTGGGCACACCTTCGTGATTTCCTCTGCATCATATCATATGCATCGGGATTCGTCCAGATATAAAATCTCACTTTATGTTTCCAGATATGGGAGAATCACCCGGTACGCTTCGTACAGCTGTTCATATGAGGTCCGGCAGTTTGCCGGGCTTGTGGACGGCAGCACGGTCACAGGAATCCCGGTCTCCTCCTGGCAATACTTCCTGTAAAGCGCTCCCGCCTTCGTCCCGGTTGCAAATACAGCCTGAATGTCCGCCCGTTCCAGGATCAGGCTCATATCATTCGGCACCGGATTTCTGATGCTGCTGTCGTCCGCCCCGCAGATCTCACAGCCTGACAGTACATCCCAGACGGCAATACGGTGCGAGAGTGCAAACGCTATCTTCTCCTCCTTCGTCTGCGGGAAAACAGCCCGGCAGACATCCGCCATCACTCTCCAGAATCGGTTTCTGGGATGTCCGTAATAGAATCCGACTTCACGCGATCTGGGCGAAGGCATCGTACCCAGCATCAGGATTCTGGACCGTTCATCAAACACCGGCTCAAATTCATGCTGTACCCGAACTGATTTTGCCATCGTTAAAATACCTCTTTCAATATCTTCCAGTCATCGCTCTCAATACTATCCTGATACCGCTCCATGCAGATACACAGATTCCGGCTCTTTTTATCCATCCTGACAAAGCCGCCTTTCAGTCCGTGAGCGGCGAGATATCTGCTGAGAACCTCAAATTTGCGGGGTGAAAATATGTCAATGTCTTCGCTCTTTCCGGTACGGTCAAAGCCGCCCTTGGTCTCAATGATCCACAGCTCGCCCCGGACACTCACAATATAATCCGGATAAAACGAACGCTGCTTTCCAAAATTATCTTCATAGACGATCGCAAAATATTCCGCACCCTTGTCGCCGTTCTTATAAAACCAGTCTACCGTCCTGCAGTCCTGACAGAATAGTTCAAAATCTTTTTCAGACGCAGACCGGGGCTCCGCCGATGAGAGATAGCCCTTGTATACATTTTTCGTCAGCTCCTCCTGGACTTTCGCCGTACCGTCATACGTGAACATGCATGTCTTCGGGATCGTAAAATCCACAATCGTTTTGGCGTTCGCCTGCAGCATCGGCTGGCGCATGATTTCCGCCATGGCATGGCGGACGGCATATTTCAGGCGTTCAATGTTGTTCAGCACAAAGGCGTAAACTTCCCGCGTCGTAAGCAGCAGGATTTTATGAGTATCCCTGCTGTTCACATCGAACAGCCTGCGAACGATCGTATTCATCTGACTGTAGGAAAGGCCTACCTTTCTCCCGATCTCCGCCACATGGTGGTGGTAATCGCGTCCGTGTTTATGGGTGTCCAGCGGCACGTC
The Ruminococcus gauvreauii genome window above contains:
- a CDS encoding AraC family transcriptional regulator encodes the protein MDSILIKQAQKYCRHFETLFDIHCIPVDCTNNTLYLETDVTTDLCKSCEKHLGSKCYGINAFIHGCQEAYRWDGMYIYFCNLGLVLVSTFISDEKGNLSGGIVAGPLCMGNMDDSLSEIPNSDLRKIVAEMPCYPPEQIQSLAEVMSAITSYISGISHGRAGRYFYSQESLLNNIYAEKIKSFSENDYYTYPIAQERRLRSAIRNRDKEEAENVLNQILAYIYVSNNSNLEAIKPRITELMIVISRTAVDAGADMEKIDLITQNSLKHVDTFKTIEDLSAWVSNIMHSFISSTFDYDRLKHADTIHKVDKYIQTHYQHKLTLDEIASKTYLSKTYLCSIFKKETGETITNYINKVRIEKSKLLFSDEKLTIVEIANMCGFEDQSYFTKIFKSYVGMTPKKYRESRKR
- a CDS encoding AAA family ATPase, which encodes MKPVRLVMSAFGSYAGETVIDFTKVQQGIFLVTGDTGAGKTTIFDAIAYALYDRTSGQKRDGGMMRSQYADLSARTYVEFTFCYRGEEYTVRRNPEYLREKKRRDADGKRGQTTERAKVELIMPDGSEYEGNKTAVNQKIVEIIGLDVQQFAQMVMIAQGDFLRLLHAQSQERGLIFSRIFDTRIYRRVQDELKQEARESQEALLENRKDIRREMEHAVCPPEFARREEWERELKAELEPDFSLILPMLREMTNGGVRRLERLSVRIEENQRKYGQTAAALEAAQAVNQLFEGLKQAEDRKRELSDSQRPMEELQGRIEAAKKAERVEFFEQECAQKETVVRRLHAQAAKLESRAARTKRVADCYSSDPDNLVRLPEEENGSDAKRLWEAASKRAAASSRLQKAVQDAENCRLAFETIQEEFLRAQAGIMARNLEEGMKCPVCGSAHHPFKAELPGDAPGQQQAQQSKKALEDAEKKVRQLDQQLEEARANEQGVYQEILREISGMEGQLRQLSGMKRDEEQRFRKAQERYLHAVSEAGFKDETSYRDALIGKSQLEELEETLENYRESVIRADEALRFYREQTQGKRPADETAVSEALKELKEEKRKLEEESREWYGRNKRNEESLEALNRLAEERRALQKRCDVLTTLSRTANGALGGSVKLDFETYIQRQFFEQVIRCANRRFIRMTSSQLMLRCREFQNLGTRGQAGLDLDVYSPVTDSTRDVKTLSGGESFLAALSMALGLADVISDTAGAIRMDTMFIDEGFGSLDDEAREQAIAILNELAGADRLVGIISHVSELKEQIDRKLVVSRTAKGSTVRWEL
- a CDS encoding exonuclease SbcCD subunit D, with the protein product MRFFHLSDLHIGKQLHHYNLQEDQIHILRQIAEYARTERPDAVVIAGDIYDKAAPSGEAVAIFDSFLTELSRIRPQIPILIISGNHDSPKRLQFASSILRENQIYIAAAAPAAPQDRLTKVTLEDAYGEVCFYLLPFVKPGYVRRALGEESADSYDAVVRKLIGRENIDLEKRNVLVSHQFYTAGSHVPELSDSETVHVGGMDNVDIQALAGFDYAALGHIHGAQKVKEPWVRYCGTLLKYSVSEWKQEKALLEVTLKGKGEEPEFRKLPLSPLYDVTRRKGTLAELLEKERCEDYVSVTLTDEGELYQPRELLERVYPRILEVKAENSRTRSLLEETEGVSWEQDPGAAFAVFFRQMQGREMTEEEKRIMSSMLDRAKEEAI
- the folK gene encoding 2-amino-4-hydroxy-6-hydroxymethyldihydropteridine diphosphokinase encodes the protein MDKIHINNLEIFAKHGVFPEENVLGQKFVISAVLYTDTRKAGMSDHLEDSINYGEVSHFIKQFVEGHTFQLLETVAERLAWEMLLNIKHLQAVRLEIQKPWAPVGLPLDTVSVEIFRKWHSAYLALGSNMGDKEKYLRAGVKGLQNTEGCVVERVSDFITTAPYGGIEQDDFLNGAMKIRTLLTPEELLRRLHEIEQEADRERIVRWGPRTLDLDILLYDDLILDTEELHIPHIEMDKRDFVLRPLCQIAPYACHPVRGLTAVQLLDTIEQN
- the folP gene encoding dihydropteroate synthase; translated protein: MKIGNQEFDVKNRTYIMAILNVTPDSFSDGGKWNHMDTALGHVEEMIRDGASIIDVGGESTRPGYTKISDEEEIGRVVPVIEAVKQRFDIPVSVDSYKPGVAEAAIQAGADLINDIWGLKYDEKMADVIAGNQAACCLMHNKDEAVYEDFFRDMLSEMQDSVGIAKRAGIADDRIILDPGVGFGKTYEMNLEAIRRLKEFAELGFPVLLGTSRKSVIGLTLDLPAQERLEGTLATTVLAVQAGCAFVRVHDVKENHRAIRMTEAILGR
- a CDS encoding HD domain-containing protein → MKRVNEIWNHPVYQTHLTKVLRWEEERKFCRHTVEHFLDTARLAYIYSLEEGLCIPKDLIYAAALLHDIGRHLQYEEGTPHEKASAGIAAQILPECGFTEAECERILDAVLSHRRSAGRSDFGRIFYRADKMSRCCFSCPVQEECDWPEEKKNLQIQY
- the folE gene encoding GTP cyclohydrolase I FolE, which produces MIDKEKIEAAVRMLLEGIGEDVEREGLLETPSRIARMCEEIYGGLYESAAEHLSKQFSVDNNEMVIEKDITFYSTCEHHLLPFYGKAHIAYIPNGKVVGLSKLARTVDVYARRPQIQEKMTSQVADALEESLNPGGVMVMIEAEHTCMTMRGIKKPGSKTVTTVARGAFKDDFELQKMFMQMVKG
- a CDS encoding aminotransferase class IV codes for the protein MITTAVTMDDGFHFGIGVFETIAVENGKPVFLREHLRRMERGIRELGIDNPTWKDEVNARSISRYLKQNLIKRGVLKISVTEKNVVFASRGNTYQAADYERGYALEISKVKRNESSPFTYVKSLNYGDNYHEKRRALREGYDEPVFLNMKGELTEGATTNIFFVKGGRLVTPHVSCGLLQGVFRDYLIRTYDVEERIIYPDEVPEFDETFVTNSVVGIMPVARFGTTAFSSRVFSRKLQEKYRNVI
- the pabB gene encoding aminodeoxychorismate synthase component I, with product MKTLVKAIETYVPLAVLFDSCHEQGQAVFLDSSLQNDLGRYSIIGLQPYLTFCEKNKVCYRNGEPVDVSMEEALSDYLRENREEHDTGLPLVSGAIGYLTYDYGRKFEGIESRHAPAIDMPDACFTFYDVLLIEDCREKQLYVTVRGEQSDARQTASVIEAWVRRVSPGENIPRRKEHQAEFTADFEKEGYKRAICDMIKYITEGDIYIANMTQQLSAKSSRHPYETFRYLRAHNPSPFGCYLNYGDFQIVGASPERFMRMRDGWIETRPIKGTRRRGVTPEEDQMLKQELADSGKDRSELLMIVDLERNDLNHVCEPGSVKVTEHFAVETYATVFHLVTEIIGKLREGLDVMDLIRAAFPGGSITGAPKIRAMEIIDELEHSRRGLYTGSVGYLSLNGDCDMNIVIRTAVYQDGIYHLGVGGGITCESEPEFEYEETLQKAKAVLEAIYDNDGSDDG
- a CDS encoding anthranilate synthase component II yields the protein MYVMIDNYDSFVYNLAVYLRELGRDVMIIRNDRVSTELLERICGEERLEGIIISPGPKSPADCGASGEIARCMAGRVPILGVCLGHQIIGHVFGARVEKGPRPMHGKVTKVKHNRRGLFRELPSEYEVTRYHSLIVCEDGFPDCLEVDARALDGTIQAISHRQFPVYGVQFHPEAVLTQYGHELLHNFVKICEEWWEEYENTGKSNRDLCTAGRAV
- a CDS encoding DNA-deoxyinosine glycosylase, whose translation is MAKSVRVQHEFEPVFDERSRILMLGTMPSPRSREVGFYYGHPRNRFWRVMADVCRAVFPQTKEEKIAFALSHRIAVWDVLSGCEICGADDSSIRNPVPNDMSLILERADIQAVFATGTKAGALYRKYCQEETGIPVTVLPSTSPANCRTSYEQLYEAYRVILPYLET